The genomic window CCGCGCCGCACCGGCGCCACGGCATCCGCGCTCGCCATCGGTCTGACGCTCGTGACCGGTCTGTCGGTGCTCGGTGTCACGGTCGGCCAGGCCCTCGACAAGATGACCACGGACAACATCAAGGCCGACTACATGGTCGTGATGGCGAACGGCGGTGACCTCGACCAGTCGGCGCTGACCGCCCTGGAGAAGGCGGACGGCGTGACCGCGGTCTCGCCGCAGCAGTCCGTGTACTTCGAGCTCAGGAAGAGCGGCGGCAAGGCCGGGAAGGACGGCTTCGTGTCGGCGTCGGCGGTCACTCCGGGCGCCATCGAGCAGGTCCTGAACATCGACGTCGTGCAGGGCGGCCTCGGCTCGCTCGCCGAAGGACGGATCGCGGTCGCCGAGAAGACGGCCGAGAAGAGGGGCTGGAAGGTCGGCACGGACATTCCCGTCACCTTCGGCGACAAGAAGCAGGGCACCCTGACGGTCGGCGCGGTCTACAAGGACAGCGAGTTCGTGTCCCCCGTCATCGTCAGCACCGAGGTCGTCAACTCGCACGAGGCCAAGCCGTACATCCCGCAGATCTTCGTCAAGACGGAGGGCGGTCAGACCGAGGCCAACGAGAAGGCGCTGATCAGCGCCCTCGGTGAGAACCCGGCCATCACGGTGATGGACCACCAGGACATCCGCGACCAGTTCGGCGGCATGATCAACCTGCTGCTGAACATCCTGTACGGCTTGCTCGCGATGGCCCTCCTCATCGCCGTCCTCGGCGTGGTCAACACCCTCGCGATGTCGGTCTTCGAGCGGCAGCAGGAGATCGGCATGCTCCGCGCGATCGGTCTCGACCGACGCCGGGTGAAGCGGATGGTCCGGCTGGAGGCCGTGGTCATCTCCCTCTTCGGCGCACTGATCGGCATCGGCCTCGGAGTGTTCCTCGGCTGGGCGATCGGCGAGACCATGAGGGCGTCGATCCCCGGCTACGAGCTGGTCCTGCCCTGGGACCGGATCGGGATCTTCCTGGTGCTCGCGGGACTCGTCGGCGTGCTGGCCTCGTTGTGGCCGGCCCGCAGCGCCGCGAAGCTGAACATGCTGAACGCGATCAAGACCGAGTAGCGGCTGTCGTACGACGAGAGGGCCGGGCCTTCCCCCAGGGGGAGGCCCGGCCCTCTCGTCATGTCACGGTCGCTCGCTTCATGTCACGGTCGCTCGCTCCAGGCGCGCGCCCGCAGGGGCAGTCCCGAACGGCCGGCCTCCGGCGTCTTCACCGCCAGGATCTGGTTGACCCCGATCCTGTTCCGCTCGAAGGCCACGGCCGAGGCTGCCATGTACAGCCGCCAGACGCGCGCCCGCCCCGGTGAGACGCGCCGGAGCGCGGTCTTCCACTCGGACTCCAGATTGGCCACCCACGCCCGCAGCGTGCGGGCGTAGTGCTCGCGGATCGCCTCCACGTCCCGGACCTCGAAACCGGCTTCCTCCAGGATCGAGGCGGTCCGGCCCACCGGCGCCAGCTCGCCGTCGGGGAAGACGTACCCGTCGATGAAGTCGTCCACGCGGTAGGCCGCCTCGTCGCGCTCCGGGCGGCGGGCGATCTGGTGGTTGAGCAGCCGGCCGCCGGGCCTCAGCAGCGCGAACAGGACGTCGGCGTACTGCCGGTAGCGCGTGGAGCCGACGTGCTCGGCCATGCCGATCGACGAAATCGCGTCGTACGGACCGTCCCTGACGTCCCGGTAGTCCTGGATGCGCACCTCGATGCGGTCGGTCAGGCCCTCCTCGGCGATGCGCTTACGGGCGTACGCGGCCTGCTCGCGCGAGAGCGTGACGCCGGTGACCTGGGCGCCGTATTCCTTGGCCGCGTGGATCGCCATCGAGCCCCAGCCGCAGCCGACGTCCAGCAGCCGGTCACCTTCCTTCAGCGCGAGCTTGCGGCAGACGAGGTCGAGCTTGTCGCGCTGGGCGTCCTCCAGGGTGCCGCCGTCCTCCCAGTAGGCGCACGAGTAGACCATGGAGGGGCCGAGCACCAGCTCGTAGAAGTCGTTGCCCACGTCGTAGTGGTGGCTGATCGCCTGCCGGTCCCGGACCCTGGTGTGCAGCGGCCCCTGGCGCCTGCGGACCTCCTCGGCGGGCGGCGGCAGCGGCAGCCACACCCGCGGGCCCGACAGCCGGAGCATCTCGCGGGCGGCGGCGCGCAGCCTCGGGTCGAGGACGGAACGGGACGCTCCCCCGTCCGCGTCCGGCGGGCGGGCCCAGATCAGCCCGGAGAGCCGGTCGAGTGCCTCGTACAGATCCCCGTCGACGTCGAGCTCCCCGGCCACCCAGGCCCGGGCCAGGCCGAGTTCACCGGGCTTCCAGAGCAGCCTGCGCAGGGCGCGCCGGTGCCGGACGACGAGGACGGGGGCGTCAGGAGGTCCCGCTTCGCTTCCGTCCCAGGCGCGGATGCGGAGCGGGGGCGGGGCCCCCAGTAGGTTCTCGGCGAGAGTGGTGAGCCGCGAAGCGGCATCGGCCATGGCGCACACCTCCGTGATGACGGTTCCGGAAACGCCCAACACCACGTAAACACCGTCGGCGTGCCGATGCAGTCCCCTGAGCGGACAATTCCCGAATGGCGGTATGCACGCGGTGCGCAAGGGGCGCGCGGGACGCGCGAGGCGCCCCGGAGGCCGAGAGCGGGAACGCCGAAGGGGCCGTCCGCACCACGGATGGCGGACGGCCCCTTCGGGCATGCGGGGGGGGTTCTGCTACGACGCCTTGGCCTTCTCCGGGGCGGGGTTGGCCGCCGCCGTCGGGGCCGGCTTGGCCGCCTCGTAGAACTCCTCGCGCGGCGACTCGATCGCGCCGAGCGAGACGACCTCGCGCTTGAGGAACATCGCGAGCGTCCAGTCGGCGAAGACGCGGATCTTGCGGTTCCAGGTCGGCATGGCCAGACCGTGGTAGCCACGGTGCATGTACCAGGCGAGCCGGCCCTTGAGCTTGATCTTCATCTTGCCCATGACGATCATCGCGACGCCCTTGTGCAGGCCGAGACCGGCGACCGCACCCTTGTTCGCGTGCTCGTAGTCCTTCTGCGGGAAGCCGCGCATCCCGGAGATCACGTTGTCGCCGAGGGTCCTCGCCTGGCGCAGCGCGTGCTGGGCGTTCGGCGGGCACCAGGCGTTCTCGATACCGGCCTTGCGGGCGGCGACGTCCGGGACCTGGGCATTGTCGCCGGCGGCCCAGATGTAGTCGGTGCCCTGCACCTGGAGCGTCGTCCGGGTGTCCACGTGGCCGCGGGGGCCGAGCGGCAGGCCGTAGCGGGCGAGGACCGGGTTCGGCTTCACACCGGCGGTCCACACGATGGTGTTGGAGTCGACCTCGAGGCCGTTCTTCAGCACCACGTGGCCGTCGACGCAGGAGTCCATCGAGGTGTTGAGGTAGATCTCGATACCCCGGCCCTCGAGGTGCTCCTTGCCGTACTGGCCCAGCTTCGGGCCGACCTCGGGAAGGATCTTGTCGGCGGCGTCGACGAGGACGAAGCGCATGTCCTCGCGCTTGACGCTCTTGTAGTACTTCGCCGCGTCGCGGGCCAGGTCCTCGACCTCGCCTATGGTCTCCGCGCCGGCGAAGCCGCCGCCCACGAAGACGAAGGTCAGCGCCTTGCGGCGGACCTCCTCGCTGGTCGTCGAGTCGGCCTTGTCGAGCTGCTCGAGGACGTGGTTGCGCAGGCCGATGGCCTCTTCGATGCCCTTCATGCCGATGCCCTGCTCGGCGAGGCCGGGGATCGGGAAGGTGCGGGAGACCGCGCCGAGCGCGATCACCAGGTAGTCGAAGGGGAGCTCGTAGGACTCGCCCACGAGCGGCGCGACCATGGCGACCTTGCGGTCCTGGTCGATGGTGGTGACCCGGCCGGTGAGTACCTCGGCCTTGGGCAGCACGCGTCGCAGCGGGACGACGACGTGCCGGGGCGAGATGCTGCCGGCGGCGGCTTCGGGGAGGAAGGGCTGGTACGTCATGTACGACCGCGGGTCGACGACCGTGACGGTCGCCTCCCCGTACCGCATCTTCTTCAGAATGCGACGAGCTGCGTACAGGCCTACGTACCCACCGCCTACTACGAGGATCCTGGGACGCTCCGTGGTGCTCATGCCATCGAGTATCCACCCCGCCAGGTGGGGGTGCTCGTGAGCCCCTTCACAAGCAATGGCGGACCCTCTGCTACACTCCGCCGCCCACGTGACCGAGGTCATGACGGGTGCGGGGAACCACTCCGTAACCCGGGACGTTGTCAAGCCCTTCTGAGCTGGTACCACTCCCACTGATGAAGGTGAACCACTCCCCTTCTTCATATGGCCGTAACGCGGCGGGAACGTGCAGGACGGCGGGCGCTCAGCCGGAGTTGGGCACAAAAAGAGGCCCGGAGGGCCGTCGAAGGGCACTTTCGACGGCCAACCGGGCCCTTTTCCTTGTGAAGAACTTCACGAAGTTTTTCACGGCGGGATCGCGAGGGGACCGCGCTAGGCGATCGACCAGGCGATTCCGTCCAGAATGTCGTGTTCGCTGACCACGACCTCTTCGATGCCGATGCGCTCCATGATCTCCAGCAGGACGAGCGCCCCGGCGGCGATCACGTCCACCCGGCCGGGGTGGATCACGGGGATCGCGGCGCGCTCGTCGTGCGTGGCGGAGAGCAGCCGACGGGTCACCTCGGCGACCTGCTCCCGGGAGATCCGCGAGTGGTGGATGACGGAGGAGTCGTACGCCTCCAGACCCAGCGCGATCGCGGCGACCGTGGTCACCGAACCCGCCAGCCCCACCAGGGTCTGCGCCTCGCGGATCGGCACGGTCTCCTCGGCGAGGTCCAGCGCGGCGGCGATGTCGGCGCGGATCGCGGCGGCCTCGGCGGGCGCGGGCGGGTCGGTGCGGATGTGCCGCTCGGTCAGGCGTACGCAGCCGATGTCCACGGAGCGCGCCGCCTCGACGCGGTCGTGGCCGACGACGAACTCGGTGGACCCGCCGCCGATGTCCACGACCAGGCGCTCCTCGTGCCCAGGGAGCTCCTTGGTGGCGCCGGTGAAGGAGAACTCGGCCTCCTGGTCCCCGCTGATCACCTCCGGCTCGACGCCGAGGATGTCGAGCACGCCGCGCACGAAGTCGTCACGGTTCTCGGCGTCCCGCGACGCCGACGTGGCGACGAAGCGGATCCTCTCGGCGCCGTGCGCCTTGATCGCCTCGGCGTACTCACGGCAGGCCGCGAAGGTCCGTTCGAGCGCCTCCGGCGCGAGCCGGCCGGTCCGGTCCACGCCCTGACCGAGCCGGACGATGGTCATCCGCCGGTCGAGATCGACGAGTTGCCCGGTGACCGGGTCCGCGTCGGCGACGAGCAGGCGGATGGAGTTGGTGCCACAGTCGACGGCGGCGACGCGGGTCATGATCGTGGGCTCCTTCGAAACGACAACGACAGGCCCTGGGTCAGGCTTCGTCCACGGTCGGCGACACGCACGGGCCCTTCGCCCACCACTGCGGCAGCATCGCGATCGCCTCGTCGCCCAGCGGGTTCACCCCGGGCCCGCCGCAAGCGAGTGGCCGACCAGGACGTGCAGGCACTTCACCCGGTCCGGCATGCCGCCCGCGCTCGGGAAGCCCTTGAGCTCCTCGATCGCGTCGCGCCGGGCGATGTAGTCCTCGTGCGCCGCCCGGTACGCCGCCGCCAGCTCGGGGTCGGTCTGCAGGCGCTCGGTCATCTCCTTCATGACGCCGTTCGCCTCCAGCGTGCCGATGGCGGACGCCGCCCGCGGACACGTCAGGTAGTACAACGTCGGGAACGGCGTACCGTCCGGAAGCCGCGGCGCCGTCTCCACCACGTCCGGGTTGCCGCACGGGCAGCGGTGGGCGATCGCGCGCAGACCGCGCGGCGGCCGGCCGAGCTGGTCCTGGAAGGCGGCGATGTCCGCCTCGGTGGGCGGGGTGTGCTCGGTCGTGGGAGGTGGCGTGTCCATGTTTCCGTACGTCTGTCTCTTCGTTGTCCGTGTTCGTCCGCCGGCAGGCGTCCGCTAGCGGCCGGCGTCCGCGTGGTCCACGCCGTCCCAGACGTTCGAGTACCAGGGGCGGTCCACACCGCCTTCTTCGGCGCGGTGCCGCTCGGCGGCCTCCGGGTCGATCATGATGTAGCCCGTCTCGCCGGGCAGGACCATGTGCAGGTGCTCGCGGGCCAGCCGCATGACGTACGCGTCGTCCTGGAGCCGCGCCTTCTCGTCGCGCAGCCGCTCCACCCGCTCCCGGGCGGCCTCGGCGAGCCGCTCCTGCTCGGCGATGTCGTTCCGCTGCGACACGTACTGCCGCATCGGGTACGCGAGCGCGACGATCATCGAGCAGACCACCAGCGCGAGGAAGGCCGCCCGGCCGGTGAGCCGGGAGCGGCGCGCCTGGCGACGGGTCTGCGAGCGGTAGACGCGGGCGGCGGTCTGCTCACCGAGCAGCCGCAGCCGGGTCGCGGTGGAGAACCGGTCCCTGGCCATGTGCGCGTCTCCCCTTCACGTGCGTACGTCCCCGCACACGGTACGGGACCGAGTGCGGGGACGTACGTAACTACCGGTCTACCCGTCTGCCGGGCTCAGCCCTTGCTGTGCTTAATGGTCCGCAAAGCGGAACCGCGGGAACGCCGAGCGGCCCGCGTACACCGCGGCGTCGTCGAGGATCTCCTCGATGCGCAGCAGCTGGTTGTACTTGGCGACGCGCTCCGAGCGGGCCGGGGCGCCGGTCTTGATCTGGCCGCAGTTGGTGGCGACGGCCAGGTCGGCGATGGTGACGTCCTCGGTCTCGCCGGAGCGGTGGGACATCATGCACTTGAAGCCGTTGCGCTGGGCCAGCTCCACGGCGTCCAGGGTCTCGGTCAGCGAACCGATCTGGTTGACCTTGACCAGCAGGGCGTTGGCCGCGCCGTCCTCGATACCGCGGGCCAGGCGCTCCGGGTTGGTGACGAACAGGTCGTCGCCGACGATCTGGACCTTGGCGCCCAGCTTGTCGGTGAGCACCTTCCAGCCGGCCCAGTCGTCCTCGAAGAGCGGGTCCTCGATGGAGACCAGCGGGTAGGCGGCGGCGAGCTCCTCGTAGTACTCGGTCATCTCGGCGGCCGAGCGGGACTTGCCCTCGAACTCGTACGAGCCGTCCTTGTAGAACTCGGAGGCGGCGACGTCGAGCGCGAGCGCGATGTCCTTGCCGGGGGCGTAGCCGGCTTCCTTGATGGCCTCGAGGATCAGGTCGAGGGCGGCACGGTTGGAGTCGAGGTTCGGCGCGAAGCCGCCCTCGTCGCCCAGGCCGGTGGAGAGGCCCTTCTGCTTCAGGACCTTCTTGAGGGTGTGGTAGACCTCGGTGCCCCAGCGCAGCGCCTCGGAGAAGGACTCCGCGCCGATCGGGGCGATCATGAACTCCTGGATGTCCACGTTGGAGTCGGCGTGCGAGCCGCCGTTCAGGATGTTCATCATCGGCACCGGGAGCAGGTGCGCGTTCGGTCCGCCGAGGTAGCGGAAGAGCGGGAGGTCGGAGGCCTCGGACGCGGCGTGGGCGACGGCCAGGGAGACACCGAGGATGGCGTTGGCGCCGAGGGACGCCTTGTTGTCGGTGGCGTCGAGGTCGAACATCGCCTGGTCGATCAGGCGCTGCTCGGTGGCGTCGTACCCGACGAGCTCCGGGCCGATCTGCTCGATGACGGCGAGGACGGCCTTCTCGACGCCCTTGCCCTGGTAGCGGTTCTGGTCTCCGTCACGGAGCTCAATGGCCTCGAACGCACCGGTGGAGGCACCGGAGGGCACGGCAGCACGGCCGGTGCTGCCGTCGTCGAGGCCGACCTCGACCTCGACCGTGGGGTTGCCTCGGGAGTCCAGGATTTCCCGGGCTACGACGACGTCGATGGACGGCACGAGCATCTCCTTCTGGGATGTGACGCTAAGGGTGACCCCGGCGGGTGCAGGGTCGGTGCAGGGTCGCTTCGCCTTGCGACATGAGCCTAACCGGCCCGGGGGCGGCGGACAGCCGCCGCCCGCCCCGTGGGACGAAAAAGGGAAGGAAAGCGACAGAAACCCCGGCCCGGCACGAACGGGGGAAGGCGTGCCGGGCCGGGGTCGCTGGGGTGGCCGGGGAAGGCCGGCGGGGACGGGGGTGCGCCCCGGGGGGTCAGCTCAGGTGGAGCTTCTGGCCCGGGTGGATGACGTCCGCGTCGTCGATGATGTCCTTGTTCAGCTGGAACAGCTTCTGCCAGCCGCCCTCGGCCTTCTCGGTCTCGGCGATCTTGCTGAGGGTGTCGCCGGCCTTGACCGTGTACTCGCCGTCGCCCTTCTTGACCAGGGCGGCCGGGCGCTCGGAGCGGGTGGTCGGGGCCTCGGCGCGCTTCGGGGCCGGGGCGGGGGTCTCGGCCTTGGGGGCGGCCTCGGCCTTGGGGGCGGCGGGCTTCGGGGCCGGGGCCTCGGCGGCACCACCGGTGTACGCGGCGTTGGAGAGGCCGACGCCGCAGTGCGGCCAGGCGCCCTTGCCCTGGCCGTCCAGGACCTTCTCGGCGATCTCGATCTGCTGGGCCTTGGTGGCCTGGTCGGCGGTGGCGGCGTACGCCGTGCCGCCGTACCCGGCCCAGGTGGACGCCGAGAACTGGAGGCCGCCGTAGAAGCCGTTGCCGGTGTTGATGGACCAGTTGCCGCCGGACTCGCACTGGGCGACGGCGTCCCACTCGGAGGCGGTGGCGGCGGAGGCGGTGCCGGAGGCCATCAGCGGGGCGGCGACGGCGGCGCCGGTGACGCCGGCGATCGTGGCTATGCGGGTGGCCTTGGACGGGCGACGGTGCTTGCCCTTGCCGGAAAGCAGCATGGAATATCCCCTCACCGACGCCTGCGAGGTGAGCTGTCGGGTTCGGGCCAAGTGAGTTCCCGGCCACGCGAGTTGCGTGACTTCACCCCAAGCCGTCCCCGTCCTCGTCGGGCGGGTACGGCACTTACCTTGGGTCCCCCGCTCCTGCCTACGGCGCTTGCGCGTCGACTGTTCCCGTCGGCCGCCGGCAGGATTCGGCGTGCGGTCGTCGGGGCCCGCGTTGGCGAGCGGTTCTGACCGTAAACGCACTTCTCCCCGATATTCAAAGCTGAACATCGGGGAGAAAACACCCATACTTGACGGGGGGAGTTGTCCGTTTTTGCAGGTGAGAGGCGTGATGACCGAAGTTGACCGATGGGACACGCCAGTTGACCGGAAGAGACTCATGTCTCACTTGCACAGAATCGGACATAAGCCAGCGAATCGCCTCTCGGCTACTCCGTCAACTGCCCTTGCTCCAGGCCGAGATCGAGGCTCTGACCGGGGAGAATGAGATCGGGGTCGGAGCCGACGGTCTCCTCGTTCGCCTCGTACAGCGCGGGCCAGCCGCCGGGCACCTCGTTCGCGTCCGCGATGGCCCAGAGGTTGTCGCCGGGGCGAACGGTGTACTCATCTTCCGCGGCGGCGGCGTCTCGTGCCGATCCGTCACCTCGTGAGGCATGACGACCGGATTCGCGATCATTGCCCGAATTGCCGGAGTCGACCGACTTGCTCGGTTCGCCCGCTTCGTCGGCAGGGGTGCCGCGGTGCTTGCCGGAACCGCCGGCCTCGGCACCGTCGGTCGCACCCGAATCGGAGCCGGAGGCGGTGGACCCGGCCGCCGAGGGCGCCGCCGCGGGATCCGACGACTGCGCCGGCGCCGGCGAACCGGAAGGTGAAGGAGGCGTCGAGGCGTCCGCCCCGTCACCGAAGGTCGGCGGGTCCACCGGCTCGGCCTCGTCGCCCTGCGCCTCGGCCGTGGCGCTCGGGGCGAGGCCGGTGCCGGCCTTGGCCCTGTCCTTGGCCTCGTCGACCACCAGTCCCGTCAGCAGGGCACAGCTCGGCCACGCCGTCGGCCCCTGGGCGGCGAGCACCTTCTCGGCGACCGCGATCTGCTGCGAGCGGCTGGCGAGGTCGGGTCGCGGCGCGTGCGCCGTACCGCCGAACTCCTCCCAGGTGTCCTGCGAGAGCTGCAGCCCGCCGTAGTAGCCATTGCCGAGGTCGGCGCTCCACATGCCGCCGCTCTCGCAGTCCGCGACCCGTTCCCAGGTGGCGGTGTCGGCGGCGGAGGCGGAGCCCGCGCCGAGCAGCGGGATGGCGATGGCCGATCCAGTCACCCCTGCCGCGACTACGAGTGCGGGGGCCTGACGGGGGCGGCGGTGCCGACCGTTCCCGGAGCGCATGCGGTTGGCCTTTCGTGTGACTGCTGACGACTGCTGGCGACTGCTGAGTCGTCGTGAACGTAGCCGCAGTCGAACGTCAGTCACAAGTCGATGCAGCGCAGATCACGTGAAAGTCACGGCCTTGATGGGGCGTCAGCTGGTTTCGGGGGTACTGCGTTTGATCCCTGGGGGATACCCCCAGACCCCCAGGCAACGGGCAGAGTGCGCAATCCGCGCATGATAAGTCCCCCACGCCACCGCAAATCGGAAGGATCCACCGCAAGTCGCAAGTCGGGCAGCCGGGTCAGCAGTGTCGCGAGCGCGGTCTGCCCCTCCAGGCGCGCGAGCGGTGCGCCGAGGCAGTAGTGGATGCCGTGCCCGTACCCGAGGTGCTGGTTGTCGCGGCGGGCGAGGTCGAGCGTGTCGGGGTCGGGGAACCGCTCCGGGTCGCGGTCGGCGGCCGCGAGGACGACGAGCACCGGGTCGCCGACGGCGATGTCCTGCCCGCCGAGGGTGAGCGGCTCGGTCGCGAACCGCCAGGTGGCCAGTTCGACGGGTCCGTCGTAGCGGAGGAGCTCCTCGACACCGGTCTCCAGGAGCGCGGTGCGGCCGGCGGCGAGGGACGTCTGGAGGCGTGCGCGCTGCTCCGGGTTCCGCAGCAGCGCGTACACCCCGTTGCCGATGAGATTGACGGTGGTCTCGAAGCCGGCGAAGAGCAGGATGAAGGCCATGGCGGCGGCCTCGTTCTCGGTGAGGTGCTCGCCGTGGTCGCTGGCCCGGATCAGCCCGGAGATCAGGTCGTCCGCCCCTTCTTGCCGCAGGTCTTCGCGCTTGCGGTGGATCAGCTCGGCGAGGTAGCCGCGCATCTTCTTCACCGAGCGTGCCACCCCACCCCGCGGGCCGCCGCCGTGACGGATCATCATCCCCGCCCAGTCCCGGAAGTCGTCCTGGTCCTCGGTGGGGACGCCCAACAGGTCGCAGATCGCGTAGATGGGGAGCGGGAACGCGAAGTCATGGATGAGGTCGGCGGTTCCGTCCCCCGCGAAGTTGTCGATGAGCCGGTCCGTCAGCTCCTGCACCCGCGGGGCGAACTCGGCGACGCGGCGCGGGGTGAACGCCTTGGAGACGAGGCGGCGCAGCCGGGTGTGGTCGGGCGGATCGATGTTCAGCAGATGCGTCATCAGCTCCGCCTTGCGCTCGCCCGGGATTCCCGTCTTCCCCTTGGCGTGCGCCGGCTCGTCGTGGTGCGCGGGGTTCTTGCTGAGCCGCTGGTCCGCGAGCGCCTGCCGGGCGTCCCCGTACCGGGTCACCAGCCACGCCTCGACCCCGCTGGGCAGCCGGGTCCGGTGCACGGGCGCGTGCTCGCGCAGCCAGGCGTAGGCGGGGTAGGGGTCGGTCGCGAACTCCCAGGTGAAGAGGGCAGGGGGTGCGGGGGCGGTCGGCGGTTGGTCGTGCATGGATCGACCGTAACCCTCGCGCGGTTCCGCTCACTCGTTCGGCGGACGTCTTCAGGTTCCCGCTCGGTACGCTGACGGTACGCGCCAGACTCCGTCGCATGGGAGCGCTGATGAGTGCCGCAGCCGAAGACCAGCGGAACGGGCAGGACGACACGGAGGAGCGGTACGCCTTTCCGATGCCGCCGGCCGGTGGGTGGACAGCGGACGACCTCGACCGGATCAAGGGTCTCCCGCCGCACACCGAGCTGATCGACGGGGGACTGTTCTTCGTGAGCCCTCAGACCTTCTTCCGTATGGCCGCGCTGCGCCTGCTGGAGAACGCCCTGGTACAGCAGGCGCCGGAGCACCTTTACGTCATTCGCGAGATGACCACCAAACTGGGCAAGCGTGACCGGCCGGAGCCCGACCTCATGGTGGTGCGGGAGAGCGCCCTGGGCGGGCCCGAGCAGACCTGGTACGCACCGGCCGACATCCTGCTCGCCGTCGAGA from Streptomyces formicae includes these protein-coding regions:
- a CDS encoding cytochrome P450 family protein, yielding MHDQPPTAPAPPALFTWEFATDPYPAYAWLREHAPVHRTRLPSGVEAWLVTRYGDARQALADQRLSKNPAHHDEPAHAKGKTGIPGERKAELMTHLLNIDPPDHTRLRRLVSKAFTPRRVAEFAPRVQELTDRLIDNFAGDGTADLIHDFAFPLPIYAICDLLGVPTEDQDDFRDWAGMMIRHGGGPRGGVARSVKKMRGYLAELIHRKREDLRQEGADDLISGLIRASDHGEHLTENEAAAMAFILLFAGFETTVNLIGNGVYALLRNPEQRARLQTSLAAGRTALLETGVEELLRYDGPVELATWRFATEPLTLGGQDIAVGDPVLVVLAAADRDPERFPDPDTLDLARRDNQHLGYGHGIHYCLGAPLARLEGQTALATLLTRLPDLRLAVDPSDLRWRGGLIMRGLRTLPVAWGSGGIPQGSNAVPPKPADAPSRP
- a CDS encoding Ppx/GppA phosphatase family protein, whose amino-acid sequence is MTRVAAVDCGTNSIRLLVADADPVTGQLVDLDRRMTIVRLGQGVDRTGRLAPEALERTFAACREYAEAIKAHGAERIRFVATSASRDAENRDDFVRGVLDILGVEPEVISGDQEAEFSFTGATKELPGHEERLVVDIGGGSTEFVVGHDRVEAARSVDIGCVRLTERHIRTDPPAPAEAAAIRADIAAALDLAEETVPIREAQTLVGLAGSVTTVAAIALGLEAYDSSVIHHSRISREQVAEVTRRLLSATHDERAAIPVIHPGRVDVIAAGALVLLEIMERIGIEEVVVSEHDILDGIAWSIA
- a CDS encoding FtsB family cell division protein — protein: MARDRFSTATRLRLLGEQTAARVYRSQTRRQARRSRLTGRAAFLALVVCSMIVALAYPMRQYVSQRNDIAEQERLAEAARERVERLRDEKARLQDDAYVMRLAREHLHMVLPGETGYIMIDPEAAERHRAEEGGVDRPWYSNVWDGVDHADAGR
- a CDS encoding transglycosylase family protein — its product is MLLSGKGKHRRPSKATRIATIAGVTGAAVAAPLMASGTASAATASEWDAVAQCESGGNWSINTGNGFYGGLQFSASTWAGYGGTAYAATADQATKAQQIEIAEKVLDGQGKGAWPHCGVGLSNAAYTGGAAEAPAPKPAAPKAEAAPKAETPAPAPKRAEAPTTRSERPAALVKKGDGEYTVKAGDTLSKIAETEKAEGGWQKLFQLNKDIIDDADVIHPGQKLHLS
- a CDS encoding NAD(P)/FAD-dependent oxidoreductase; translated protein: MSTTERPRILVVGGGYVGLYAARRILKKMRYGEATVTVVDPRSYMTYQPFLPEAAAGSISPRHVVVPLRRVLPKAEVLTGRVTTIDQDRKVAMVAPLVGESYELPFDYLVIALGAVSRTFPIPGLAEQGIGMKGIEEAIGLRNHVLEQLDKADSTTSEEVRRKALTFVFVGGGFAGAETIGEVEDLARDAAKYYKSVKREDMRFVLVDAADKILPEVGPKLGQYGKEHLEGRGIEIYLNTSMDSCVDGHVVLKNGLEVDSNTIVWTAGVKPNPVLARYGLPLGPRGHVDTRTTLQVQGTDYIWAAGDNAQVPDVAARKAGIENAWCPPNAQHALRQARTLGDNVISGMRGFPQKDYEHANKGAVAGLGLHKGVAMIVMGKMKIKLKGRLAWYMHRGYHGLAMPTWNRKIRVFADWTLAMFLKREVVSLGAIESPREEFYEAAKPAPTAAANPAPEKAKAS
- a CDS encoding transglycosylase family protein; amino-acid sequence: MRSGNGRHRRPRQAPALVVAAGVTGSAIAIPLLGAGSASAADTATWERVADCESGGMWSADLGNGYYGGLQLSQDTWEEFGGTAHAPRPDLASRSQQIAVAEKVLAAQGPTAWPSCALLTGLVVDEAKDRAKAGTGLAPSATAEAQGDEAEPVDPPTFGDGADASTPPSPSGSPAPAQSSDPAAAPSAAGSTASGSDSGATDGAEAGGSGKHRGTPADEAGEPSKSVDSGNSGNDRESGRHASRGDGSARDAAAAEDEYTVRPGDNLWAIADANEVPGGWPALYEANEETVGSDPDLILPGQSLDLGLEQGQLTE
- the eno gene encoding phosphopyruvate hydratase, giving the protein MPSIDVVVAREILDSRGNPTVEVEVGLDDGSTGRAAVPSGASTGAFEAIELRDGDQNRYQGKGVEKAVLAVIEQIGPELVGYDATEQRLIDQAMFDLDATDNKASLGANAILGVSLAVAHAASEASDLPLFRYLGGPNAHLLPVPMMNILNGGSHADSNVDIQEFMIAPIGAESFSEALRWGTEVYHTLKKVLKQKGLSTGLGDEGGFAPNLDSNRAALDLILEAIKEAGYAPGKDIALALDVAASEFYKDGSYEFEGKSRSAAEMTEYYEELAAAYPLVSIEDPLFEDDWAGWKVLTDKLGAKVQIVGDDLFVTNPERLARGIEDGAANALLVKVNQIGSLTETLDAVELAQRNGFKCMMSHRSGETEDVTIADLAVATNCGQIKTGAPARSERVAKYNQLLRIEEILDDAAVYAGRSAFPRFRFADH
- a CDS encoding SAM-dependent methyltransferase, with the protein product MADAASRLTTLAENLLGAPPPLRIRAWDGSEAGPPDAPVLVVRHRRALRRLLWKPGELGLARAWVAGELDVDGDLYEALDRLSGLIWARPPDADGGASRSVLDPRLRAAAREMLRLSGPRVWLPLPPPAEEVRRRQGPLHTRVRDRQAISHHYDVGNDFYELVLGPSMVYSCAYWEDGGTLEDAQRDKLDLVCRKLALKEGDRLLDVGCGWGSMAIHAAKEYGAQVTGVTLSREQAAYARKRIAEEGLTDRIEVRIQDYRDVRDGPYDAISSIGMAEHVGSTRYRQYADVLFALLRPGGRLLNHQIARRPERDEAAYRVDDFIDGYVFPDGELAPVGRTASILEEAGFEVRDVEAIREHYARTLRAWVANLESEWKTALRRVSPGRARVWRLYMAASAVAFERNRIGVNQILAVKTPEAGRSGLPLRARAWSERP
- a CDS encoding Uma2 family endonuclease — its product is MSAAAEDQRNGQDDTEERYAFPMPPAGGWTADDLDRIKGLPPHTELIDGGLFFVSPQTFFRMAALRLLENALVQQAPEHLYVIREMTTKLGKRDRPEPDLMVVRESALGGPEQTWYAPADILLAVEIVSDESVERDRELKPRKYAAAGIRHFWRVEKNDGLPVVYVYELDPATNSYAVTGIHHNRLKVDVPYPIEVDLTAVDRRRGGQD